The Vibrio echinoideorum genome includes a region encoding these proteins:
- the galM gene encoding galactose-1-epimerase: MTQEQNLHQSMTQTAAYDGQPAQLITLSNAHGMEVTFMDIGATWLSCILPVKGNKREVLLGVDSMENFEKQASYLGATVGRYANRIANGRFKIDGMGYKLDGNQSGNTLHGGSDGFDKRRWELTEHTPLSVVYSLVSADGDQGFPGQLTVSVHYELTEDNRVSIEYFATTDKATVVNLTNHAYFNLLGANSDHDCLSHIVSINASQYLPTNAVGIPLGNLKAVKSTSFDFSQPMMISERLLGDEQQKAAKGYDHSFLLADGCKRDKCAATVTSPDALVTLKVFSTKPAMQLYTGNWLGGTPNRNGGSYEDYAGIALETQFLPDSPNHPEWKQESCILRPEQEYHYRTCYQFEFSGDYSN, translated from the coding sequence ATGACCCAAGAGCAAAACCTGCATCAATCTATGACACAAACCGCGGCCTATGATGGGCAGCCAGCACAGTTGATAACGCTGTCGAATGCGCATGGCATGGAAGTGACATTCATGGATATTGGTGCAACGTGGTTGAGCTGTATTCTGCCAGTAAAAGGAAATAAGCGCGAAGTTCTATTGGGTGTCGACTCAATGGAGAATTTCGAGAAACAAGCCAGTTACCTTGGGGCGACAGTAGGGCGTTATGCTAATCGTATCGCCAATGGTCGTTTTAAAATCGATGGCATGGGTTATAAGCTCGATGGTAATCAATCCGGTAATACTTTACACGGTGGCTCCGATGGCTTTGATAAGCGTCGTTGGGAGTTAACTGAACACACGCCACTGTCTGTGGTTTATAGTTTGGTGTCGGCGGATGGCGACCAAGGTTTCCCTGGGCAGCTAACGGTATCAGTGCATTATGAATTAACCGAAGACAACCGAGTGTCTATCGAATACTTTGCAACCACAGATAAAGCGACGGTAGTGAATCTAACTAACCATGCTTATTTTAATTTACTTGGCGCAAACAGTGATCACGACTGTTTGTCTCATATTGTCAGTATCAATGCTTCACAATATTTGCCGACTAATGCTGTTGGTATCCCATTAGGTAACTTGAAGGCGGTGAAATCAACCAGCTTTGATTTCAGTCAGCCTATGATGATCTCTGAACGCCTATTGGGTGATGAACAACAAAAAGCGGCCAAAGGTTATGATCACTCTTTTCTTTTAGCGGATGGCTGTAAGCGCGATAAATGCGCGGCTACAGTGACGTCGCCTGATGCACTTGTCACCTTGAAAGTCTTCTCTACTAAGCCGGCTATGCAGTTGTATACCGGCAATTGGTTGGGTGGAACACCTAATCGAAATGGTGGCAGTTATGAAGACTATGCAGGCATTGCATTGGAAACCCAGTTCTTACCAGACTCACCTAACCACCCAGAGTGGAAGCAAGAAAGTTGTATTCTTAGGCCTGAACAGGAATACCACTACCGAACTTGTTACCAGTTTGAATTTTCGGGGGATTATTCAAACTAG
- the ebgR gene encoding transcriptional regulator EbgR, whose translation MATLKDIATEANVSLATVSRVLNEDPTLSVKEETKRRIFEIAEKLEYKTSSSRKAVSSKKQNHHFLALYNYKQEAEVNDPYYLSIRHGIETQCEKMEVKLTNCYESKINIHSSPITGVLLVGRMTPEVIEQAKKLSDNICYVDFTDHSEPYDSVDIDLALISKEITNFFINQGYQRIGFIGGQDNVNTPDIREVAFAEYGGLKNVVSEQDIYRGDFSSSSGYKLAKQMLATGDYPKAMFIASDSIAIGVLRAVHEHGLNIPQDIALISVNDIPTAKFTFPSLSTVRIHSELMGIQGVNLLIEKVRDGRTIPLRVYVPSKLKLRDTTK comes from the coding sequence ATGGCAACGTTAAAAGATATCGCAACTGAAGCGAATGTTTCATTGGCTACAGTTTCACGGGTTCTCAATGAAGATCCTACATTAAGCGTCAAGGAAGAGACCAAAAGGCGTATCTTTGAAATTGCAGAGAAGTTGGAATACAAAACCAGCAGCTCACGAAAAGCCGTTAGCAGTAAAAAACAAAATCACCACTTCCTTGCCTTGTATAACTACAAACAAGAAGCAGAGGTTAACGACCCTTATTACCTATCAATTCGCCACGGGATTGAAACCCAATGTGAAAAGATGGAAGTTAAGCTAACCAACTGTTATGAAAGTAAAATAAATATACATTCAAGCCCTATCACTGGCGTATTGCTGGTAGGAAGAATGACACCAGAAGTTATCGAGCAAGCAAAAAAACTCAGCGACAATATCTGTTATGTCGATTTCACGGATCACTCAGAACCTTATGATTCTGTCGATATTGATCTGGCTTTGATCAGTAAAGAGATCACCAACTTCTTCATCAATCAAGGTTATCAGCGAATTGGTTTTATTGGCGGGCAAGATAACGTCAACACACCTGATATTCGTGAAGTCGCTTTTGCTGAATATGGTGGCCTGAAAAATGTCGTCAGTGAGCAAGACATCTACCGTGGAGACTTCTCTAGCTCATCAGGCTACAAGCTTGCAAAGCAGATGTTAGCAACCGGTGACTATCCGAAAGCGATGTTCATTGCATCAGATTCAATCGCAATTGGCGTTTTACGAGCCGTTCATGAACACGGATTAAACATTCCTCAAGATATTGCGCTCATTAGTGTAAACGACATCCCAACGGCTAAGTTTACCTTCCCATCTTTATCTACCGTTCGTATTCATTCTGAACTGATGGGAATTCAAGGCGTTAACCTACTTATTGAGAAAGTTCGTGACGGTCGCACTATCCCGCTACGAGTCTATGTTCCAAGTAAATTAAAACTGCGTGATACGACTAAATAG
- the galK gene encoding galactokinase, whose translation MSDLIQNVKASFEQVLGYQATHIVQAPGRVNLIGEHTDYNDGFVLPCAINYQTVVAAAKRDDNIVRVVSVDYGNAVDEFDLTQEITFQQDKMWANYIRGVVKCLKGRGFEFKGADISVTGNVPQGAGLSSSAALEVVIGQTFKVLYNLEISQAEVALNGQQAENEFVGCNCGIMDQMISAEGRANHAMLLDCRSLETTAVSMPEDMAVVIINSNKKRGLVDSEYNTRREQCEEAARIFGVPALRDVTIEQFKAKESELGEMVAKRARHVITENDRTEEAAMALRNHDMKRMGELMAESHASMRDDFEITVKEVDTLVELVKGVIGEQGGVRMTGGGFGGCIVALVPPALVDEIKTTVEQEYQAATGLKESIYVCQAKDGAGLVEVI comes from the coding sequence ATGTCTGATCTAATCCAAAACGTGAAAGCATCTTTTGAGCAAGTCCTTGGCTACCAAGCGACTCATATTGTTCAAGCACCAGGTCGTGTGAATCTGATTGGTGAACATACTGACTACAACGATGGTTTTGTCCTACCGTGCGCCATTAACTACCAAACCGTTGTGGCAGCAGCAAAGCGTGACGACAATATCGTTCGTGTTGTGTCTGTGGATTACGGCAATGCCGTTGATGAATTCGACCTTACTCAAGAGATCACATTTCAACAAGACAAGATGTGGGCGAACTACATTCGTGGTGTGGTGAAGTGTTTAAAAGGTCGTGGTTTTGAATTTAAAGGTGCAGACATCTCTGTCACGGGCAATGTTCCTCAAGGCGCGGGTCTAAGTTCTTCTGCGGCATTGGAAGTCGTGATTGGTCAGACATTCAAGGTACTTTACAACCTAGAGATCAGCCAAGCAGAGGTTGCATTAAATGGCCAGCAAGCGGAAAACGAATTTGTAGGTTGTAACTGCGGCATCATGGACCAAATGATTTCAGCCGAAGGTCGTGCGAACCACGCGATGCTTTTAGATTGCCGTAGTCTAGAAACGACCGCGGTTTCGATGCCCGAAGATATGGCTGTGGTTATCATTAACTCAAACAAGAAACGCGGCTTGGTCGACAGTGAATACAATACGCGTCGTGAGCAGTGTGAAGAGGCCGCGCGTATTTTTGGTGTTCCAGCATTGCGTGATGTGACGATTGAACAGTTCAAGGCGAAAGAGTCTGAACTGGGTGAGATGGTTGCCAAACGTGCACGTCACGTAATTACTGAGAATGACCGAACTGAAGAAGCGGCAATGGCTCTGCGTAATCACGATATGAAGCGTATGGGTGAATTGATGGCTGAATCGCATGCTTCAATGCGTGATGATTTCGAAATTACCGTTAAAGAAGTCGATACACTGGTTGAGCTAGTGAAAGGTGTGATCGGTGAGCAAGGTGGCGTGCGTATGACTGGCGGCGGTTTCGGTGGTTGTATTGTGGCATTGGTTCCACCTGCATTGGTTGATGAAATTAAAACAACCGTTGAGCAGGAATATCAAGCGGCGACGGGGCTAAAAGAATCGATTTATGTGTGCCAAGCGAAAGACGGAGCGGGCCTTGTTGAAGTAATCTAG
- the ebgA gene encoding beta-galactosidase subunit alpha, translated as MNNWENFLNLHENRMAPRAYFFSYASEKNAKTFQRELSSHFQLLSGQWNFSYFTNPLLVPEEFYSQEMSDWGNITVPNMWQMEGHGDLQYTDEGFPFPIDVPFVPSDNPTGAYQRSFFLGESWDEKQTIIKFDGVETYFEVYVNGEYVGFSKGSRLTAEFDISSHVKAGKNLLSIRVMQWADSTYIEDQDMWWTGGIFRDVYLVGKEQLHVQDVTVRTDFDDAYQSATLSCKVELENLATAANATLEYALLDGGQVISQGSVDNLAVPNRLTDGNANTQFSIDVVNPVQWNAENPYLYQLLLTLKDADGKVLEVIPQRVGFRDIKVRDGLFYINNKYVMLHGVNRHDNDHLKGRAVGMDRVEKDLILMKQHNINSVRTAHYPNDPRFYELCDIYGLFVMGETDVETHGFANVGDLSRITNDAAWEAVFVERIERHIHAQKNHPSIIMWSLGNESGYGCNIRSMYDAAKAIDDTRLVHYEEDRDAEVVDIISTMYSRAQLMNAFGEFPHEKPRIICEYAHAMGNGPGGLTEYQNVFYKHDAIQGHYVWEWCDHGILARDEAGTEFYKYGGDYGDYPNNYNFCMDGLIYPDQTPGPGLKEYKQVIAPVKIRDFNAEDGTFTVDNKLWFSNIDDYTITAEIRAEGETVAVQHIKVEELAENSSRELTLNLPKLDEREVFVNFTVRKDSRTSYSEANHDIAVYQFQAKENTAQLEAFTSNNATTLNVEESRLSYLIKGHNFALNFSKVNGKLTSWLVNGEELIESEPKLNFFKPMIDNHKQEHDGYWEPAHLQIMQEHFRTLNVEENNGKIEITTTSIVAPPVFDFGMRCEYRYQISAEGQLNVELSGERYGDYPHVIPVIGFDMGINGDFDQVQYYGRGPEENYQDSKQANMIDVYQSTVADMFENYPFPQNNGNRQHVRWAALSSRAGNGIAVKPQQEINFSAWFYTNQNMHQAQHTIELEKSGYITLNLDHQVMGLGSNSWGSEVLDSYRVYMDEFRYGLTLVPFQAGDCNAQHLINHNFGDEFFTVNTPKTQPKLNEA; from the coding sequence GTGAACAACTGGGAAAACTTCCTGAACTTACATGAGAACCGTATGGCACCGCGTGCATACTTCTTCTCGTACGCATCAGAAAAAAATGCAAAAACGTTTCAGCGTGAACTTAGCAGCCACTTCCAACTATTGAGTGGCCAATGGAATTTCAGCTACTTCACCAATCCATTATTGGTTCCTGAAGAGTTCTACTCTCAGGAAATGAGCGACTGGGGAAACATCACGGTTCCAAACATGTGGCAAATGGAAGGCCACGGCGATCTTCAATACACAGATGAAGGTTTCCCATTCCCAATTGATGTGCCTTTCGTACCATCAGATAACCCTACGGGCGCTTACCAACGTTCTTTCTTCCTAGGCGAAAGCTGGGACGAGAAGCAAACCATCATCAAATTTGATGGCGTAGAGACCTACTTCGAAGTTTACGTAAACGGTGAGTACGTTGGTTTCAGCAAAGGCAGCCGCCTAACCGCTGAGTTCGATATCTCTAGCCACGTAAAAGCAGGGAAAAACCTACTTTCTATTCGTGTGATGCAGTGGGCCGATTCAACCTACATTGAAGACCAAGACATGTGGTGGACAGGCGGTATCTTCCGTGATGTTTACCTTGTGGGCAAAGAACAGCTGCACGTTCAAGACGTAACGGTTCGCACTGATTTCGACGACGCTTACCAAAGCGCTACCCTATCGTGCAAAGTGGAACTAGAAAACTTAGCAACCGCTGCAAACGCGACCCTTGAGTACGCATTGCTTGATGGCGGCCAAGTTATCTCGCAAGGCTCAGTTGATAACCTAGCCGTTCCTAATCGATTGACTGACGGCAATGCGAATACTCAATTCTCTATTGATGTGGTTAACCCTGTTCAATGGAACGCTGAAAACCCTTATCTGTACCAACTGCTGCTTACGCTGAAAGATGCTGATGGCAAGGTGTTGGAAGTGATTCCGCAGCGCGTTGGTTTCCGTGACATAAAAGTTCGCGATGGTCTGTTCTACATCAACAACAAATACGTGATGCTGCACGGCGTGAACCGTCATGACAACGACCACCTAAAAGGTCGTGCTGTCGGCATGGATCGCGTAGAAAAAGACTTGATACTGATGAAGCAGCACAACATCAACTCAGTACGTACAGCGCACTACCCGAACGACCCACGCTTCTACGAACTGTGTGATATCTACGGCCTATTCGTCATGGGCGAAACCGATGTTGAAACACATGGCTTTGCGAACGTTGGCGACCTAAGCCGCATCACTAACGATGCAGCATGGGAGGCGGTGTTTGTTGAACGTATCGAACGTCATATTCACGCTCAAAAGAACCACCCTTCTATCATCATGTGGTCACTGGGTAACGAGTCTGGCTACGGCTGCAACATCCGATCTATGTACGATGCCGCAAAAGCGATTGATGACACGCGTCTGGTTCACTACGAAGAAGACCGTGATGCTGAAGTCGTAGACATCATTTCAACCATGTACTCACGTGCTCAACTGATGAATGCCTTCGGTGAATTTCCACACGAAAAACCGCGCATCATTTGCGAATACGCACATGCAATGGGTAACGGCCCTGGCGGTTTAACCGAATACCAAAACGTGTTCTACAAACATGACGCAATTCAAGGTCACTATGTTTGGGAATGGTGTGACCACGGCATTTTAGCACGTGATGAAGCGGGTACTGAGTTCTACAAGTACGGCGGTGACTACGGTGACTACCCGAACAACTACAACTTCTGCATGGATGGTTTGATCTACCCAGACCAAACCCCAGGCCCTGGCTTGAAAGAGTACAAACAAGTCATCGCGCCTGTGAAGATCCGTGACTTCAACGCAGAAGACGGCACCTTCACCGTTGATAACAAACTGTGGTTCTCAAACATCGATGATTACACCATCACTGCGGAAATCCGTGCTGAAGGTGAAACGGTTGCAGTACAACACATCAAAGTAGAAGAGCTGGCTGAAAACTCTAGCCGTGAACTAACGCTTAACTTACCAAAGCTAGATGAGCGTGAAGTGTTTGTGAACTTTACGGTTCGTAAGGACTCTCGTACTTCATACAGCGAAGCAAACCACGATATCGCGGTTTATCAATTCCAAGCGAAAGAGAACACAGCACAGCTAGAAGCATTCACTAGCAACAATGCAACGACATTGAATGTTGAAGAATCTCGCCTTTCTTACCTAATCAAAGGCCACAACTTCGCTCTGAACTTCTCGAAAGTGAACGGCAAGCTGACGTCATGGTTAGTCAATGGCGAAGAACTGATTGAGTCGGAGCCTAAACTGAACTTCTTCAAGCCAATGATCGATAACCATAAACAAGAGCACGATGGTTACTGGGAGCCTGCGCATCTACAAATTATGCAAGAGCACTTCCGCACGCTAAACGTTGAAGAGAACAACGGCAAGATTGAGATCACCACCACCAGCATCGTTGCTCCACCGGTATTCGATTTCGGCATGCGTTGTGAATATCGCTACCAGATCAGTGCTGAAGGTCAGCTAAACGTTGAGCTAAGTGGCGAACGTTACGGTGATTACCCTCACGTGATTCCAGTGATTGGTTTCGACATGGGCATTAACGGTGATTTCGACCAAGTTCAATACTACGGCCGCGGACCTGAAGAGAACTACCAAGACAGCAAACAAGCCAACATGATTGATGTGTACCAATCAACCGTAGCTGACATGTTCGAGAACTACCCGTTCCCACAAAATAACGGTAACCGTCAGCATGTTCGTTGGGCAGCGCTTTCAAGCCGCGCGGGTAATGGTATTGCAGTAAAACCACAGCAAGAAATCAATTTCAGCGCATGGTTCTACACCAATCAAAATATGCACCAAGCACAACACACGATTGAGCTAGAGAAAAGCGGTTACATCACGCTAAATCTAGACCACCAAGTAATGGGCTTAGGTTCAAACTCTTGGGGCAGCGAAGTGTTGGATTCTTACCGTGTTTACATGGATGAATTCCGCTACGGCCTAACACTCGTTCCATTCCAAGCGGGTGACTGTAATGCGCAGCACCTAATCAATCACAACTTTGGTGATGAGTTCTTCACGGTGAATACGCCAAAAACTCAACCAAAACTGAACGAGGCATAA
- a CDS encoding tRNA-binding protein: MDTVSYGDFAKLEMRVGKIIEVVRHENADKLYIVQVDVGEKTLQTVTSLVPYYTEEELMGKQVVVLCNLAKAKMRGHTSECMLLCAETEDESESVLLTPERVMPAGIRVV; this comes from the coding sequence ATGGATACTGTCTCTTATGGTGACTTTGCTAAGTTAGAAATGCGTGTGGGTAAGATCATTGAGGTTGTGCGTCATGAAAACGCAGACAAGCTTTACATCGTGCAAGTAGATGTCGGTGAGAAGACGCTACAAACGGTAACCAGCCTTGTCCCTTACTACACCGAAGAAGAGTTAATGGGCAAACAGGTGGTTGTGCTGTGTAATTTAGCGAAAGCGAAGATGAGAGGCCACACCTCTGAGTGCATGTTGTTATGTGCAGAAACTGAAGACGAATCGGAAAGTGTACTGCTGACACCAGAACGTGTGATGCCAGCGGGTATTCGTGTCGTTTAA
- a CDS encoding gamma-glutamylcyclotransferase family protein: MYIFGYGSLINSSSRQLTGQTGQAIPSIVHGLVRHWSKIDDSYVLSPLIVNPGDGQVNGVLLEVDEEALAEFDRRERGYHRIQLSPEQIASETGFNANASIWVYIKDEIEAPCENSPIVQTYVDTVLAGCLEVSESFAAHFVKHTQGWHHPLENDRHQPKYGNLAGVSDHHHSVIDGLLLTVRS, encoded by the coding sequence ATGTATATTTTTGGTTATGGTAGCTTGATCAACTCCTCTTCACGTCAACTCACAGGTCAAACAGGACAAGCTATTCCTTCGATAGTGCATGGCTTAGTGCGGCACTGGAGTAAAATTGATGATAGCTACGTATTGTCTCCTCTGATCGTAAACCCAGGTGATGGCCAAGTGAATGGGGTATTGCTTGAAGTTGATGAGGAAGCACTCGCGGAATTTGATCGCCGTGAACGTGGCTATCATAGAATTCAACTTAGCCCTGAACAGATAGCAAGCGAAACAGGATTCAATGCCAATGCGTCGATCTGGGTTTACATCAAAGACGAAATCGAAGCGCCTTGCGAAAACAGTCCGATTGTTCAAACCTACGTGGATACTGTGCTAGCAGGATGTTTAGAAGTGTCTGAAAGCTTTGCCGCGCACTTTGTGAAACACACACAAGGTTGGCACCATCCATTAGAAAATGATCGCCACCAGCCAAAATACGGCAACCTGGCAGGGGTTTCCGATCACCACCACAGTGTCATTGACGGGCTATTATTGACAGTGCGAAGCTGA
- a CDS encoding UDP-glucose--hexose-1-phosphate uridylyltransferase — MSKVEFNPVDHPHRRYNPLTGQWILVSPHRAKRPWSGQDEKPSTAQLPAYEKECFLCPTNTRISGDENPDYDGTYVFSNDFAALMPDSPDAPESDNPLFKTQGVRGLSRVICFSPDHSKTLPELPVNKIRGVIDTWNEQIEELGKDYLWVQAFENKGETMGCSQPHPHGQIWANSFLPNEIERKEKLLKEYFDQQGSNLLVDYVEAEMKDGSRTVVETEHWIAVVPYWAAWPFETMLLPKTHIRRMSELTDEQRDDLAVAIKKLTSRYDNLFECSFPYSMGWHYAPFFEEGTDIDHWQLHALFYPPLLRSASVRKFMVGYEMLAESQRDLTAEQAAQRLRDLSDVHYKEQP; from the coding sequence ATGTCAAAAGTTGAATTTAACCCAGTAGACCACCCGCATCGCCGTTATAACCCATTAACGGGCCAGTGGATCTTGGTGTCACCGCACCGCGCAAAACGTCCGTGGAGCGGCCAAGATGAAAAGCCATCGACTGCGCAGCTTCCAGCGTATGAGAAAGAGTGTTTCTTGTGCCCAACTAATACACGTATCTCGGGTGACGAAAACCCAGATTACGACGGCACTTACGTATTCAGTAACGATTTCGCGGCGTTGATGCCTGATTCACCTGACGCTCCAGAGTCTGATAACCCTCTATTTAAGACTCAAGGTGTGCGTGGGCTGAGCCGCGTGATCTGTTTCTCTCCGGATCACAGCAAAACGCTGCCAGAGCTGCCAGTGAATAAAATCCGTGGTGTGATTGATACCTGGAACGAGCAAATTGAAGAGCTAGGTAAAGATTACCTATGGGTTCAAGCCTTCGAAAACAAAGGTGAGACCATGGGCTGTTCTCAGCCTCACCCACACGGTCAAATTTGGGCGAACAGCTTTCTGCCAAACGAGATTGAACGTAAAGAAAAGCTGTTAAAGGAATACTTCGATCAACAAGGTTCAAACCTGTTAGTCGATTACGTTGAAGCTGAAATGAAAGATGGCTCGCGCACCGTGGTTGAAACGGAACACTGGATTGCTGTTGTGCCTTATTGGGCGGCGTGGCCATTCGAAACGATGTTACTGCCGAAAACGCATATTCGCCGTATGAGTGAATTGACGGACGAGCAACGTGATGATTTAGCGGTCGCAATTAAGAAATTAACGAGCCGTTACGACAATTTATTCGAGTGTTCATTCCCATACTCAATGGGTTGGCACTATGCGCCATTCTTTGAGGAAGGCACTGACATCGACCATTGGCAACTGCATGCGTTGTTTTATCCGCCATTGTTGCGCAGTGCTTCGGTTCGCAAGTTCATGGTTGGCTACGAAATGTTGGCTGAATCTCAGCGCGATTTAACCGCAGAACAAGCGGCGCAACGTCTTCGTGACTTGAGCGATGTTCACTATAAAGAACAGCCGTAA
- a CDS encoding substrate-binding domain-containing protein produces MATIKDVAKEAGVSVATVSRVVNKSPKASANSIESVTKAMTKLGYRPNANARALVSQSTNTVGVLVGDISDPFFGTLVKAVDNVARENGKHILVGNGSHDREEERQAIELLINSRCDALVIHSKGLTDEELIAYAKEVKGLVLINRYIAEIAERCIFLDNKKGAYLATEYLIRHGHKNIACIASSHSIEDADERVQGYLAALSDYKIALSESYIEYSAPTSDGGEYAMTNLLTKSLPITGLVAYNDYMAAGALSVLDENGIQAPDKVSIVGFDDGLIARYVHPKLTTIRYPIQMMAEKATRLALVLAKGQGTSSEPMMFSPTLVRRNSVEKIS; encoded by the coding sequence ATGGCAACAATTAAAGATGTAGCAAAGGAAGCTGGTGTTTCAGTTGCAACCGTATCTCGAGTCGTAAACAAGTCTCCGAAGGCAAGTGCAAACTCAATTGAGTCTGTGACTAAAGCCATGACAAAGCTCGGCTATCGTCCGAATGCCAATGCTCGTGCGCTTGTAAGCCAAAGCACGAACACGGTTGGTGTGTTAGTGGGTGATATCTCCGATCCCTTTTTTGGCACCTTAGTTAAAGCTGTTGATAATGTCGCACGCGAGAACGGTAAACATATCCTTGTCGGCAATGGTTCTCACGATCGTGAAGAAGAGAGACAAGCCATTGAGTTGCTGATCAATAGTCGCTGTGATGCCTTGGTGATCCATTCTAAGGGATTAACGGATGAAGAACTCATCGCCTACGCAAAAGAAGTCAAAGGCTTAGTGTTGATCAACCGCTATATTGCCGAAATCGCCGAGCGTTGTATTTTCTTAGACAACAAGAAAGGCGCTTACCTTGCTACAGAATATTTGATTCGTCATGGTCACAAGAACATCGCATGTATCGCTTCATCACACAGCATTGAAGATGCCGATGAACGAGTGCAAGGCTATCTAGCAGCACTCTCTGATTACAAAATCGCGCTCTCTGAAAGCTACATTGAATACTCGGCTCCAACCAGTGATGGTGGTGAGTACGCAATGACGAATCTATTGACCAAGTCTCTGCCTATTACAGGCCTTGTCGCTTACAACGACTACATGGCCGCAGGTGCGTTGTCTGTACTTGATGAAAACGGAATCCAAGCGCCAGATAAAGTCTCGATTGTTGGTTTTGATGACGGCTTAATTGCCCGTTATGTACACCCTAAGCTAACCACGATTCGCTACCCTATTCAGATGATGGCAGAGAAAGCCACTCGCCTAGCGCTTGTGCTTGCTAAAGGTCAAGGTACGTCTTCTGAGCCTATGATGTTCTCGCCCACTCTAGTGCGTCGAAATTCAGTAGAGAAAATCAGTTAG
- the galE gene encoding UDP-glucose 4-epimerase GalE translates to MKVLVTGGMGYIGSHTCIQMMQAGMEPIIVDNLCNSKELVLERIESLTGQRPTFYLGDIRDEAFLDTVFSENNIQAVIHFAGLKAVGESVSKPLEYYDNNVNGSLVLARSMKKAGVKSIVFSSSATVYGDPEVVPITENSPTGATTNPYGRSKYMVEECLSDLFNAENDWSVTLLRYFNPVGAHQSGTMGEDPQGIPNNLMPFIAQVAVGRREKLAVFGNDYPTVDGTGVRDYIHVMDLADGHVAALKAVGEKAGLHIYNLGTGKGSSVLEMVEAFAQASGKPVPYEVCPRRAGDIAECWASTEKAERELGWKATRSVMEMTADTWNWQSNNPNGY, encoded by the coding sequence GTGAAAGTACTGGTTACAGGCGGCATGGGTTACATCGGAAGTCATACATGCATTCAAATGATGCAAGCTGGTATGGAACCAATCATTGTAGACAACCTTTGCAACAGTAAAGAGCTGGTTCTTGAGCGAATAGAATCGTTGACTGGTCAGCGACCAACTTTTTATCTTGGCGACATTCGTGATGAAGCTTTTCTAGATACTGTTTTTTCTGAAAATAACATCCAAGCGGTGATTCACTTTGCTGGACTTAAGGCGGTTGGCGAATCGGTCTCTAAGCCTTTGGAATATTACGATAACAACGTAAATGGTTCTTTGGTTCTTGCTCGCAGCATGAAGAAAGCGGGTGTGAAAAGCATCGTATTTAGCTCATCAGCGACCGTCTACGGTGATCCGGAAGTCGTGCCAATTACTGAAAATTCGCCAACGGGAGCAACGACTAACCCTTATGGTCGCAGTAAGTACATGGTTGAAGAGTGCTTAAGTGATTTATTTAACGCCGAAAATGATTGGAGTGTGACGTTATTACGCTACTTCAACCCAGTAGGCGCCCATCAATCTGGCACCATGGGTGAAGACCCACAAGGTATCCCGAATAACTTAATGCCATTCATTGCTCAAGTAGCAGTAGGGCGCCGTGAAAAATTGGCTGTATTTGGCAATGATTACCCAACAGTCGATGGCACGGGTGTTCGTGACTATATTCATGTGATGGATTTAGCCGATGGTCACGTTGCGGCATTAAAAGCGGTTGGTGAGAAGGCGGGTCTACATATCTACAACCTAGGCACCGGTAAAGGTTCAAGTGTTTTGGAAATGGTAGAAGCCTTTGCACAAGCATCAGGCAAACCTGTTCCTTATGAAGTTTGTCCACGCCGTGCTGGTGATATTGCTGAATGTTGGGCAAGCACTGAAAAAGCGGAACGCGAGTTAGGTTGGAAAGCGACACGCAGCGTGATGGAAATGACGGCGGATACGTGGAATTGGCAGTCGAATAATCCAAACGGTTATTAG